A window of the Bufo gargarizans isolate SCDJY-AF-19 unplaced genomic scaffold, ASM1485885v1 fragScaff_scaffold_499_pilon, whole genome shotgun sequence genome harbors these coding sequences:
- the LOC122922576 gene encoding tetraspanin-8-like, whose amino-acid sequence MIAAGAIIMVLGFLGCCGAVKESPCLLLLFFIGLLSILALQVTAGILAAVYKPQSEEKVKEMLQKVIPLNKKPDLVQHMVEIIQKENKCCGIVNGASDWGNRPPESCSCSSPSKCRNGYYEQMCTSIFIEDFTKPHLIIIGIAFGLLVVEVEIGQFRDVLWSTSWFGGSAVRFQPVM is encoded by the exons ATGATAGCAGCGGGAGCCATAATTATGGTGCTTGGATTTCTGGGATGCTGCGGAGCCGTAAAGGAGAGTCCTTGTCTCCTTCTTCTG TTCTTCATTGGGTTGCTTTCGATCCTGGCATTGCAGGTAACCGCAGGGATTCTAGCGGCGGTATATAAGCCGCAG TCTGAAGAAAAAGTGAAAGAAATGTTGCAGAAGGTCATACCATTAAATAAGAAACCTGACCTCGTCCAGCATATGGTAGAAATTATCCAAAAAGAG AACAAGTGCTGCGGAATTGTTAATGGCGCCAGTGACTGGGGAAACCGACCACCAGAATCCTGTTCCTGCTCTTCACCATCTAAATGTCGTAATGGTTACTATGAGCAG ATGTGCACTTCAATATTTATCGAAGACTTCACAAAGCCTCACTTAATCATAATCGGGATTGCGTTTGGGCTCCTGGTGGTTGAG GTTGAGATCGGTCAGTTCCGTGATGTCCTTTGGTCTACGTCCTGGTTCGGAGGGTCGGCAGTTCGGTTCCagccggtcatgtga